In a genomic window of Pseudomonas mohnii:
- a CDS encoding cbb3-type cytochrome oxidase subunit 3, translated as MVFEISSGMIRGLGTVVVFVAFVGLTLWVFNGKRNPEFAEARLLPFADEPQPDSVTPQESATRSTRP; from the coding sequence GTGGTCTTTGAAATAAGCAGTGGAATGATTCGCGGCCTGGGCACGGTCGTAGTGTTCGTGGCCTTTGTCGGCCTGACGCTCTGGGTGTTCAACGGCAAGCGCAATCCGGAATTCGCCGAAGCGCGCCTGCTGCCATTCGCCGACGAGCCGCAACCCGACAGTGTCACCCCCCAAGAATCCGCAACAAGGAGTACCCGGCCATGA